In the Alkaliphilus oremlandii OhILAs genome, one interval contains:
- a CDS encoding sigma factor G inhibitor Gin gives MEEGLSCCFCNKIDDEGIILLNQYICRSCELEITHAGSNELRYEIIKKNLKSIWKGALFPSH, from the coding sequence ATGGAAGAGGGCTTAAGCTGTTGTTTTTGCAACAAGATAGATGATGAAGGAATTATATTACTGAACCAATACATATGTAGAAGTTGTGAATTAGAAATAACGCACGCTGGCTCTAATGAGCTTCGATATGAAATAATTAAAAAAAATCTTAAATCCATTTGGAAGGGTGCACTCTTTCCATCCCATTAG
- a CDS encoding heavy-metal-associated domain-containing protein translates to MKKKIMIEGMSCGHCSGRVEKALKEQSAVKAVTVDLASKNAVVELSEDLSDDVIKEIIDDAGYDVVGIENL, encoded by the coding sequence ATGAAAAAGAAAATTATGATTGAAGGAATGAGTTGTGGGCATTGTTCAGGAAGAGTAGAGAAAGCACTAAAGGAGCAGTCAGCAGTAAAAGCGGTTACGGTTGATTTAGCTTCTAAAAATGCAGTAGTAGAGCTTTCCGAGGACCTGTCTGACGATGTCATTAAGGAAATCATTGACGATGCAGGATATGATGTCGTAGGGATAGAAAATCTGTAA
- the mltG gene encoding endolytic transglycosylase MltG, producing MKKLFYMLILVGILAAASAIFVPPYLSVSSNQDVVEVTVPKGASLNHVSNELYEKGVIKNKAWFKYKAKDAGVDRKIKPGTYTIPSNITLENIFALLEKGIPDEQMVLTIPEGFTLYQIAQRVSDLGFGTTEDFIDATQRYFEKEGYDFPTKDLFFSLEGYLYPETYYFTERQSVDDIVRTLAEPIKNIFTEEYKSRAKELDLSIHQVLTIASLIEREAVNDEERPMISGVIHNRLEKNMLLQIDASVIYYTGKGREHKSDIYKSELEKMVPFNTYRVPGLPPGPIASPSKASIDAALYPEEHDFLFYVLNETEDKHIFSKTLAEHEVHAQKYRNRNKK from the coding sequence ATGAAAAAGCTATTTTACATGCTCATATTGGTTGGAATTTTAGCAGCCGCTTCCGCAATATTTGTCCCCCCGTATCTTTCCGTATCAAGTAATCAAGACGTAGTAGAAGTCACGGTTCCAAAAGGGGCTTCTCTCAATCATGTGTCTAATGAATTGTACGAAAAGGGCGTCATCAAAAATAAAGCTTGGTTTAAATATAAAGCAAAGGATGCTGGCGTCGACCGCAAAATTAAACCGGGGACTTATACTATCCCTTCCAATATCACATTGGAAAATATTTTTGCGCTCTTAGAGAAGGGAATTCCAGACGAGCAAATGGTATTAACAATACCGGAGGGTTTTACGCTTTATCAGATTGCACAGAGAGTATCCGATCTGGGCTTTGGTACTACAGAGGACTTTATTGATGCTACACAGCGATATTTTGAAAAGGAAGGCTATGATTTTCCTACGAAGGACCTTTTCTTTAGTTTAGAGGGGTACTTATATCCAGAAACCTATTACTTCACAGAGAGACAGTCTGTAGACGATATTGTTCGAACCTTAGCAGAACCAATAAAAAATATTTTCACAGAGGAATATAAGAGCAGGGCAAAGGAACTGGACCTCTCTATACACCAAGTACTTACCATCGCTTCTTTAATAGAGAGGGAAGCGGTCAATGATGAAGAAAGACCTATGATTAGCGGCGTTATTCACAACAGATTAGAAAAAAATATGTTGCTCCAAATTGATGCATCCGTCATCTATTATACAGGAAAAGGAAGAGAGCACAAATCCGATATCTATAAATCTGAGTTAGAAAAGATGGTGCCTTTTAACACTTACAGGGTACCGGGGCTACCACCAGGTCCTATTGCATCTCCTAGTAAGGCATCCATCGATGCTGCTTTATATCCGGAAGAACATGACTTCCTCTTCTACGTTTTAAATGAAACCGAAGATAAGCATATCTTTAGTAAGACGCTTGCAGAACACGAAGTCCATGCGCAAAAGTATAGAAATCGGAATAAAAAGTAG
- a CDS encoding acyltransferase yields MVKRERIDETTIMRGISCLAVIMVHITANPVSMLNAGSPSSILFTLLNRGSKFTTPTFLFLSGLTLFYSYEARDFSYGKFLKRRFESTLIPYFIWSTVYFMYFYFKGIYILSPKFIAENFLLGKTSYHLYFVVTITQFYILFGGFLYIYRKYNSHLILGSTLIINVLFLKYGAPSMVYADRFFINYIFFFSLGCYVARNLSKVKGFIVKYKYGIVGGYMGMVLYDSYLFYQYYILQQPVSVFWVSVSWLVFSTVSIFALMYVGDTILNKGEKMQRIFKTISKSSYYVYLMHPLFLNISDTWLIEKGIYSITKRSLLNMFIVYTISLCLSIGYTNLKAYLKNTKNKTNQKAPIKQA; encoded by the coding sequence ATGGTTAAGAGAGAGCGAATAGATGAAACAACCATTATGCGAGGAATATCCTGCTTAGCAGTCATTATGGTTCATATTACTGCGAATCCTGTCAGTATGCTCAATGCAGGCAGTCCGAGCAGCATCCTATTTACACTCTTGAATAGAGGATCAAAGTTTACAACGCCAACCTTTTTATTTCTTAGTGGATTAACCTTGTTTTATAGTTATGAAGCTCGTGATTTTTCTTATGGAAAGTTTCTTAAAAGAAGATTTGAATCTACTTTGATTCCTTATTTCATTTGGAGTACGGTGTATTTTATGTACTTCTACTTCAAAGGAATCTATATCTTATCCCCTAAGTTTATTGCTGAAAACTTCCTCTTAGGGAAAACGAGTTACCATCTGTACTTTGTAGTAACAATCACACAATTTTATATACTATTTGGCGGGTTTCTATATATTTATAGAAAATATAATAGTCATTTAATATTGGGCAGTACACTCATAATAAATGTATTATTCCTAAAATATGGAGCACCTTCAATGGTATATGCCGATCGGTTCTTTATCAATTATATATTTTTCTTTTCTCTAGGGTGCTATGTTGCAAGAAATTTATCCAAGGTGAAAGGTTTTATTGTAAAGTATAAGTATGGGATTGTTGGTGGATATATGGGAATGGTGCTCTACGACAGTTATTTATTCTACCAATACTATATTTTACAGCAACCAGTGAGCGTTTTTTGGGTTTCTGTATCTTGGCTTGTGTTTTCTACTGTTTCTATTTTTGCACTGATGTACGTAGGGGATACGATTTTAAACAAGGGTGAAAAAATGCAGCGAATATTTAAAACAATCAGCAAAAGCTCCTATTACGTTTATTTGATGCACCCATTGTTTCTGAATATATCGGATACGTGGCTCATAGAAAAAGGCATTTATTCCATAACAAAGCGCAGTCTTTTAAATATGTTTATTGTATATACGATTTCCTTGTGCTTAAGTATCGGCTATACAAATCTAAAAGCATACTTGAAAAATACGAAAAATAAAACCAATCAAAAAGCTCCCATAAAGCAAGCCTGA
- the holB gene encoding DNA polymerase III subunit delta', whose protein sequence is MTLESIVGQEKAIKNLEKAVLENQVAHAYLFEGAEGLGKKALALKLAAALVCFDHSKRPCGKCNSCLKINSGNHPGIKIIEEAGTIKVDEVRELIKDIQLKPYEGSHKVYIICDADKMNIQGQNALLKTLEEPPAYATLILLTTKKSSLLPTIISRCQSIKLSPVSSDRIKSYLIQEKDMDPDRAQMLAALSEGIIGKALDLLSNEDFYKRREDTIDLCNALMGAKVLNILEYTMFFEEQKIYVEQILDLMVSWYRDVFVYKETGNIELITNVDKKQELDLKAGRIDFRKLRDIIFIIENAKNNLKSNVQFHLNIEVMLLNIQEVLSKW, encoded by the coding sequence ATGACATTGGAGAGTATTGTTGGGCAGGAAAAAGCAATAAAAAATTTAGAGAAAGCAGTACTTGAAAATCAGGTAGCCCATGCCTATTTATTTGAAGGCGCTGAAGGTTTAGGAAAGAAAGCGTTGGCTCTGAAACTAGCAGCAGCTCTAGTTTGTTTCGATCATAGTAAAAGACCCTGTGGGAAATGCAATAGCTGTTTAAAGATTAATAGTGGAAACCATCCTGGAATCAAGATAATAGAAGAAGCAGGCACCATAAAGGTAGATGAAGTGCGGGAATTGATAAAGGATATACAACTAAAGCCGTACGAAGGTTCTCATAAGGTGTACATCATATGTGACGCAGATAAGATGAACATCCAAGGGCAGAATGCTCTTTTAAAAACATTAGAGGAACCGCCAGCCTATGCTACATTAATTCTTCTGACTACAAAAAAAAGTAGCTTGCTTCCTACTATTATTTCGAGGTGTCAAAGTATAAAGTTAAGCCCAGTCAGTTCAGATCGTATCAAATCCTATTTGATCCAAGAGAAAGATATGGATCCGGACCGTGCCCAGATGCTCGCTGCACTTTCAGAAGGCATTATTGGCAAAGCTTTAGATCTGCTTAGCAATGAGGACTTTTATAAGCGAAGAGAGGATACCATTGATTTATGTAATGCTTTAATGGGAGCTAAGGTACTGAATATATTGGAATATACAATGTTTTTTGAAGAACAGAAAATATATGTTGAGCAAATTCTAGATTTAATGGTAAGCTGGTATAGGGACGTATTCGTCTATAAAGAAACTGGAAATATAGAGCTTATAACAAATGTAGATAAGAAGCAGGAATTGGATCTGAAAGCAGGGAGAATAGATTTTAGGAAACTAAGGGATATTATCTTTATCATAGAAAATGCAAAAAATAATTTAAAAAGCAATGTTCAGTTTCATTTGAATATAGAGGTTATGCTTTTAAATATTCAGGAGGTTTTATCTAAATGGTAA
- the tmk gene encoding dTMP kinase, whose protein sequence is MHKGLFITIEGPDGSGKSTQIHFIKRFLEEKGYKVVLTREPGGTVIGEKIRELVLDKNHKEMANVTEALLYAASRAQHVAQRIIPAIEEGSIVLCDRFVDSSIVYQGKGRGLGVENIRDINDFATMGLKPDLTILLDIDPEIGIERAKSAKEADRLEQEKIDFHRIVYDGYKELVQMYPERIKVVDANQSIEEVSKGIEYILNKILLREE, encoded by the coding sequence GTGCACAAAGGATTATTCATTACGATAGAGGGACCGGATGGTTCGGGGAAATCTACACAAATCCATTTTATAAAGAGATTTTTAGAAGAAAAAGGGTATAAGGTAGTATTAACAAGGGAACCCGGTGGAACAGTAATAGGGGAGAAAATAAGAGAACTGGTACTGGATAAAAACCATAAAGAGATGGCCAATGTCACAGAAGCTCTGCTATATGCCGCATCTAGAGCGCAACATGTGGCACAGCGAATTATTCCAGCCATTGAAGAGGGAAGCATTGTGCTATGCGATCGATTTGTGGACTCCAGCATTGTATATCAAGGAAAGGGTAGAGGCCTTGGTGTCGAGAATATTCGAGACATTAATGATTTTGCAACCATGGGGCTAAAGCCAGACCTGACGATTTTATTAGATATAGATCCGGAAATTGGCATTGAAAGAGCGAAATCGGCAAAGGAAGCAGATCGATTGGAGCAGGAAAAAATAGATTTTCATAGAATCGTTTATGATGGATATAAGGAATTGGTTCAGATGTATCCAGAGCGCATCAAGGTTGTTGATGCGAACCAATCCATTGAAGAAGTGAGCAAAGGAATTGAATATATATTAAATAAAATATTATTAAGGGAGGAATAG
- a CDS encoding cyclic-di-AMP receptor: MKLIIAIVNDEDVHHLIEDLTKSKFMVTKLATTGGFLKSGNTTLLIGVDDEKVDQVIGIIKDNCETRKQTITSTTPISGAAGVFIPYPVEVRVGGATIFVVDIEKHVKL, encoded by the coding sequence ATGAAATTAATTATTGCCATTGTTAATGATGAGGATGTGCATCATCTGATAGAAGATTTAACAAAATCTAAGTTTATGGTGACAAAGTTAGCAACCACAGGCGGATTTTTAAAATCTGGAAATACTACTTTGTTAATTGGTGTTGACGATGAAAAAGTAGATCAAGTAATTGGAATTATAAAAGACAATTGTGAAACTAGAAAGCAAACCATTACTTCTACAACACCGATATCTGGTGCAGCAGGGGTATTTATTCCATACCCTGTAGAAGTTCGAGTTGGTGGAGCGACTATATTTGTTGTAGATATTGAAAAACATGTAAAATTGTAA
- a CDS encoding aminotransferase class I/II-fold pyridoxal phosphate-dependent enzyme produces MKAMQDLPVINRLLDLNNENIVSFHVPGHKNGRLYERFQYKNFIDVLHQLDTTEILGTDNLHHPEDVIKESQERASKVFGSEETFFLVNGSTSGIYSMIMAATSPGDKILIDRNCHQSVINAMILGDLVPIYIYPRIEEGQGISIGMPEEEIERQLIAHKEIKAVILTYPTYYGIAWDLKKIGEIVHKYDKILLIDEAHGAHFGLSVHLPPTALSCGADCVVQSTHKTLPSFTQSSMLHIQGNRVQREKLKSMLKIHQSSSPSYLLLSSLDFAVMLYKEQGEALMEELLRNIEGFKADIGTCSRIKVMGEEVVGENKAFALDPTRLWIAVEGVKGYDLDAILRKRFRIQMELSNEYGVLAVTTMGNNKADFDQLQRALQIISSEYMDRCIEEIDVQRYRAPKQVLTPRAAFYGKKKRILLKESIGEISGEYIIPYPPGIPLVIPGEEINEEVLNVLDQMIKGKKEILGLRDGAYQWIDVILR; encoded by the coding sequence ATGAAGGCAATGCAAGATTTACCAGTTATTAATAGATTGTTAGACTTAAATAATGAAAATATCGTATCCTTCCATGTGCCGGGGCACAAAAATGGAAGGCTATATGAGCGATTTCAATATAAAAACTTTATTGACGTTTTACATCAGCTAGATACCACTGAAATTTTAGGCACAGATAATCTACATCATCCTGAAGATGTTATAAAAGAAAGTCAGGAACGGGCAAGTAAGGTTTTCGGAAGTGAAGAAACTTTCTTTTTAGTCAATGGAAGCACTTCTGGTATCTATAGTATGATAATGGCAGCCACATCCCCAGGAGATAAAATACTGATCGATCGGAACTGCCACCAGTCTGTGATCAATGCCATGATACTGGGTGATCTAGTACCCATCTATATCTATCCAAGAATAGAGGAGGGGCAGGGAATTTCCATCGGTATGCCGGAAGAGGAGATCGAAAGGCAGCTTATAGCCCATAAAGAGATCAAGGCGGTGATCCTGACCTACCCTACTTATTATGGTATTGCATGGGATTTAAAAAAAATAGGGGAAATTGTGCATAAATATGATAAAATACTATTAATAGATGAAGCCCATGGTGCCCATTTTGGGTTGAGTGTTCATCTGCCACCTACAGCTTTAAGCTGTGGTGCAGACTGTGTGGTGCAAAGCACCCATAAAACCCTACCTTCATTTACACAAAGTTCAATGCTCCATATTCAAGGCAATCGAGTCCAACGAGAAAAATTAAAGTCTATGCTGAAAATTCACCAAAGCAGTAGTCCATCCTATCTATTACTTTCATCCTTAGACTTTGCAGTGATGCTCTATAAAGAACAGGGTGAAGCTTTAATGGAGGAACTGCTGAGAAATATTGAAGGGTTTAAAGCGGATATTGGAACCTGTAGCAGGATAAAAGTTATGGGAGAAGAAGTCGTAGGAGAAAATAAAGCATTTGCACTGGATCCTACGAGACTATGGATTGCCGTAGAGGGTGTGAAGGGATATGATTTGGACGCCATTCTTAGAAAGCGGTTTCGCATACAGATGGAACTTTCCAATGAATATGGCGTACTGGCCGTAACGACCATGGGGAATAACAAAGCGGATTTTGATCAATTGCAGCGAGCCTTACAGATCATAAGCAGCGAGTATATGGATCGCTGTATAGAAGAAATAGACGTGCAAAGATATAGAGCACCGAAGCAAGTTCTTACGCCGAGAGCGGCATTCTATGGAAAGAAAAAGAGAATTCTACTGAAAGAAAGCATCGGTGAAATCAGTGGAGAATATATCATACCCTACCCACCAGGTATTCCGCTGGTCATACCTGGCGAGGAAATTAATGAAGAGGTTTTAAATGTCTTGGATCAGATGATCAAAGGAAAAAAAGAGATTTTAGGACTTAGAGATGGGGCCTATCAATGGATAGACGTAATACTACGATGA
- a CDS encoding GH39 family glycosyl hydrolase gives MDDGFELMNWQEDFPIRGSIYSIEGFKVHWHSAVEILLVLQGNVSLGVGDHKYLLKENDLILINYNEIYSITRGKEDNLLLSLQIDPVTLSQYDPNFSRLVFDCKSFMYCKDNQEKFDVVRYYMAKVVWEYSKKKPGYQLRIASNIHLLAAHLVNNLTNENLNQLKSEIKDKDLARLKRILSYINENIDKKISLKTIAKNEHISYFYLSRFIKDNLGVTFQEYINTLRLDKAVNLLLSSNKTITEVSYESGFANIKLFNKLFKETFGASPLQYKKIHKESSEQKGYSDSLHHGQVSRVCLGVERKTAFKKLLSYLKPMDLQPQLSDKYKTNRINISVDVSTIEEPLNHYWKKLTTFSSASEGLRSQWQNQLKELQREGGFEYIRVHDVFSDRMMVCNFTEADTMVYNWSSVDELFDLFKSVNIKPFIGLGFVPSKLNKMDQPIFLWQDNRSPSQPMELWTELTREFIKHCINRYGLREVETWYFEVWKEPELPYGFWDGRNEEDFEFYRQTALTIKSIAPTLKVGGPGATYHMNQQSYWLEIFLTYCKDYSIPLDFVSLHIYPEDYIANEKECENISKMLQESKSKDAMKKWMDLKKIYLDKNYTFNAVDSAKKTILDVLNFNIETHITEWSVSTSYGNFIQDTSFLSTFIVKNTLDCVNKVDAIGYGAFTDLREEAKGGISSFHGGLGLMNKEGLKKPSYFAYHLLDKLGDGIIEKGEEYIITKKDENIQILAYNYAYFDEIFLKGDPSLLTSKERYLVFEEKSPNEINFNLSGLNGKYKITRYQLDRENGSVFDEWSKLGMVENMTKEELEYLQGRAGPKITVEYVEILGDYKGRILTSAHGIELITIDRQI, from the coding sequence ATGGATGATGGTTTTGAGCTGATGAATTGGCAGGAGGATTTTCCCATCAGAGGGTCCATCTATAGTATCGAAGGTTTTAAGGTACATTGGCACAGTGCAGTAGAAATCCTATTGGTATTACAAGGAAACGTAAGCCTTGGGGTAGGGGATCATAAATATCTCCTAAAGGAAAACGATTTGATACTAATCAATTATAATGAAATATATAGTATTACCCGGGGAAAGGAAGATAATCTACTACTATCACTCCAGATAGATCCAGTTACATTGTCACAATATGATCCAAACTTCTCAAGGTTGGTATTTGATTGTAAATCTTTTATGTACTGCAAAGACAATCAAGAAAAATTTGATGTCGTTCGGTATTATATGGCGAAGGTCGTATGGGAATACAGTAAAAAAAAGCCAGGATATCAGCTAAGGATAGCCAGTAACATTCATCTATTAGCGGCTCACTTGGTCAATAATTTAACAAACGAAAATTTAAATCAATTAAAGAGTGAAATTAAAGATAAAGATCTTGCTAGATTAAAGAGAATATTATCCTATATCAACGAAAACATAGACAAGAAAATAAGTCTAAAGACAATTGCTAAAAATGAACATATCAGCTATTTTTATTTATCTAGATTTATCAAAGATAACCTGGGTGTTACATTTCAAGAGTATATCAATACTCTAAGGCTGGATAAAGCAGTGAACCTACTTTTAAGCAGCAATAAAACAATAACCGAAGTATCCTATGAAAGCGGATTTGCCAATATAAAGTTGTTCAATAAACTTTTTAAGGAAACCTTTGGCGCCTCTCCTCTGCAATATAAAAAGATACATAAGGAGTCCTCTGAGCAGAAGGGGTATTCTGACAGTCTTCATCACGGGCAGGTAAGCAGAGTTTGTTTAGGTGTGGAGAGAAAAACTGCTTTCAAGAAACTATTGAGCTATCTAAAGCCTATGGACCTGCAGCCTCAACTCAGTGATAAATACAAAACAAATAGGATCAACATTTCTGTGGATGTAAGTACGATAGAGGAGCCGTTGAATCACTACTGGAAAAAGCTCACAACCTTTAGCAGCGCTTCGGAAGGTTTAAGGAGTCAATGGCAAAACCAGCTTAAAGAATTACAGCGAGAAGGCGGTTTTGAGTATATCCGAGTACATGATGTTTTTTCTGATAGAATGATGGTTTGTAATTTTACAGAGGCTGATACCATGGTGTATAATTGGTCCTCTGTAGATGAACTCTTTGACCTTTTTAAAAGCGTAAACATCAAACCCTTTATTGGGCTTGGATTTGTGCCATCTAAGCTCAACAAAATGGATCAACCTATTTTTCTCTGGCAGGACAATAGATCACCTTCCCAACCTATGGAGCTGTGGACAGAGCTAACGAGGGAATTTATAAAGCATTGCATCAATCGGTATGGCTTAAGGGAAGTAGAAACATGGTATTTTGAAGTTTGGAAGGAACCAGAGTTGCCTTATGGATTTTGGGATGGAAGAAATGAAGAAGACTTTGAGTTCTATCGGCAAACTGCTTTGACCATTAAATCGATAGCGCCCACTTTAAAAGTGGGAGGGCCTGGAGCTACATACCATATGAATCAGCAAAGTTATTGGCTCGAAATATTTTTAACCTATTGCAAAGACTACAGTATACCGCTGGATTTTGTTTCGTTGCATATATATCCAGAGGACTATATTGCCAATGAAAAGGAATGTGAAAATATATCAAAGATGCTACAGGAATCCAAGTCGAAGGATGCAATGAAAAAATGGATGGATCTAAAGAAAATCTACCTAGATAAGAACTATACCTTCAATGCTGTGGATTCAGCAAAGAAGACGATCTTAGATGTGTTGAATTTCAATATAGAAACACATATTACGGAATGGTCAGTCTCAACATCCTATGGAAATTTCATACAGGATACAAGCTTTTTGTCCACCTTCATCGTTAAAAATACCTTAGACTGTGTCAACAAAGTGGATGCCATAGGATATGGGGCCTTTACAGATCTTAGGGAAGAAGCAAAGGGGGGGATATCCTCTTTCCATGGTGGGCTGGGCTTAATGAATAAAGAGGGTTTAAAAAAGCCCTCCTACTTTGCTTATCATCTCTTAGATAAGTTAGGCGATGGGATCATCGAAAAGGGAGAAGAATATATCATCACGAAAAAGGATGAAAACATTCAAATATTGGCCTATAACTATGCATATTTTGATGAGATTTTTTTAAAAGGGGATCCCTCTTTATTAACGAGTAAGGAGCGATACTTAGTTTTTGAGGAAAAGTCTCCCAATGAAATCAACTTTAATCTTTCAGGGCTCAATGGGAAATATAAAATTACACGGTATCAACTGGATCGGGAAAATGGTTCTGTATTTGATGAATGGTCTAAGCTGGGGATGGTGGAAAATATGACAAAGGAAGAACTTGAATATTTGCAGGGCAGGGCAGGACCAAAGATTACCGTTGAATATGTAGAGATTCTAGGAGATTATAAGGGGAGGATATTAACATCAGCTCATGGCATTGAGCTGATAACCATAGATAGACAAATTTAA
- a CDS encoding PSP1 domain-containing protein produces MVTVVGVRFKKAGKIYYFDPSDIELTKNAFVIVETARGIEFGQVVVGPKNVVEEDIISPLKSVIRIATDEDITRHNENKLKEKEALEVCIEKIRKHELDMNLVDVEYTFDNNKVIFYFTADGRVDFRDLVKDLAAVFKTRIELRQIGVRDEAKMLGGIGPCGRPLCCATWLGDFEPVSIKMAKDQSLSLNPAKISGICGRLFCCLKYEYDVYAEILQKLPGVGAIVLTPDGEGTVTEVNVLSELVKVRINNTKDAAEIKTYFLHDITRIKDVEIEEVVDIPEELVHELKKLDGK; encoded by the coding sequence ATGGTAACGGTTGTAGGTGTGAGGTTCAAGAAGGCAGGAAAGATATACTATTTCGATCCCAGTGACATAGAGTTAACTAAAAATGCGTTTGTCATCGTAGAAACTGCTAGAGGAATTGAGTTCGGACAGGTCGTAGTCGGACCTAAAAATGTTGTGGAGGAGGATATCATCAGTCCGCTAAAATCCGTTATTAGAATTGCAACGGATGAAGATATCACCAGACATAATGAAAATAAGCTAAAGGAAAAGGAAGCGCTAGAAGTCTGTATAGAGAAAATCAGGAAACATGAGCTGGATATGAATCTAGTCGATGTTGAATATACTTTTGATAATAATAAAGTTATTTTCTACTTTACTGCGGACGGTAGAGTGGATTTTAGAGATTTAGTAAAGGACTTAGCTGCTGTTTTTAAAACGAGAATCGAACTAAGGCAGATTGGTGTAAGAGATGAAGCAAAAATGCTTGGTGGCATTGGACCTTGTGGTAGACCCCTATGCTGCGCTACTTGGCTTGGTGATTTTGAACCTGTTTCAATTAAAATGGCAAAGGACCAAAGTCTTTCCTTAAATCCAGCTAAGATATCCGGTATATGCGGCAGACTATTTTGTTGTCTCAAATACGAGTATGATGTATATGCTGAAATTTTACAGAAGCTACCAGGTGTAGGCGCTATTGTTCTAACACCGGATGGAGAAGGTACCGTAACTGAAGTAAACGTGCTATCGGAACTTGTAAAGGTACGAATTAACAATACGAAGGATGCAGCTGAGATTAAAACCTATTTTCTTCATGATATTACTAGAATTAAGGATGTTGAGATAGAAGAAGTCGTAGATATTCCAGAAGAATTAGTACATGAACTAAAAAAATTAGATGGTAAATAA
- a CDS encoding NAD(P)-dependent oxidoreductase, translated as MKYLKDIGADIVAEHVLDKAKQCLQCKNPRCEQGCPINTPIKEMIRLLLEGDIHEAGKMVFENNPLSIVCSLVCPHERQCEGNCIKGIKSNPVKIGDIEHYISDYNLELLDLKPAEKQSGNIGIIGSGPAGITIALILALRGYSVTIFESREKIGGMLRYGIPEFRLSRNILDRIQRWLTDLGVVIRPNTLIGSKLTIDELLRDGFDALFIGTGVWQPKKLDIRGESLGHVHFAIDYLRNPDVYNLGKKVCVIGAGNVAMDVARTAVRKGAKEVTIMYRKGIEEMTATKHEIEYTKIDGVRFELYKAPLEITAEGVIYTETEKIEDEKGVRFATIKGSEKLFQCDSVMIAISQGPRANIISTTTGIEVNSQGLAIVDENGMTTREGVFAAGDVVTGAKTVVNAVKYSKHIADAIGNYVDKRYHENKEN; from the coding sequence ATGAAGTATTTAAAAGATATAGGAGCTGATATTGTGGCAGAGCACGTACTCGATAAGGCAAAACAATGTTTGCAATGTAAAAATCCAAGATGCGAACAAGGTTGCCCTATAAATACACCAATAAAAGAAATGATTCGACTACTTTTAGAGGGTGATATTCATGAAGCTGGAAAGATGGTATTTGAAAATAACCCATTGTCCATCGTATGTTCTCTCGTATGTCCCCACGAAAGACAATGCGAAGGAAACTGTATCAAAGGAATTAAATCAAATCCTGTTAAAATAGGGGATATAGAGCATTATATTTCCGATTATAATTTGGAGCTATTGGATTTAAAACCGGCAGAAAAGCAAAGCGGTAATATTGGCATTATAGGTTCTGGGCCAGCAGGAATCACAATCGCATTGATATTGGCTCTCAGAGGATACAGTGTAACCATATTTGAATCGAGAGAGAAAATCGGGGGTATGCTCAGATATGGTATTCCTGAGTTCCGATTATCTAGAAACATACTGGACCGAATTCAACGATGGCTAACAGATCTAGGTGTTGTGATTCGTCCCAATACTTTAATTGGTTCCAAACTAACCATAGATGAACTTCTAAGAGATGGCTTCGATGCACTTTTCATCGGAACTGGTGTATGGCAGCCGAAAAAGTTGGATATTCGAGGTGAAAGCTTAGGTCACGTTCATTTTGCAATCGATTACCTAAGAAATCCAGACGTGTACAATTTAGGGAAAAAGGTGTGCGTCATAGGGGCAGGTAATGTAGCCATGGATGTTGCCCGAACTGCTGTTAGAAAAGGTGCAAAGGAAGTAACCATTATGTATCGAAAAGGCATTGAAGAAATGACAGCGACAAAGCATGAAATAGAATATACGAAGATCGATGGCGTTCGATTTGAGCTTTATAAAGCACCTCTTGAGATTACAGCAGAGGGCGTAATTTATACGGAAACAGAAAAGATAGAAGATGAAAAAGGAGTCCGATTTGCGACAATTAAAGGATCGGAAAAACTATTCCAGTGCGACTCTGTAATGATTGCCATCAGCCAAGGGCCTAGAGCTAATATCATATCTACAACCACAGGGATTGAAGTGAATTCACAGGGATTAGCGATCGTAGATGAAAATGGAATGACCACAAGGGAGGGCGTTTTTGCAGCAGGAGATGTTGTTACAGGGGCAAAAACCGTTGTAAATGCTGTAAAATACTCAAAGCATATTGCCGATGCAATCGGAAATTACGTTGATAAGAGATATCATGAAAACAAGGAGAATTAG